In Desulfofundulus kuznetsovii DSM 6115, the following are encoded in one genomic region:
- a CDS encoding methyl-accepting chemotaxis protein, which translates to MRLNIMGKLMLGFGAVLLLMLGTCLFLIMQMRNMNNDYTGLIKIKALAYGESFEALAHYNAAAAYLRQYILTREEDLASRYQQSVKNGDDKLGKIAPLLERAEEKDLLQKFQAQAADFKQEADQIISLVKASKSASEGERAVIEERLAQIESRSTVVRNLISAGTALADFEKQVLDDDANRTLSRANRDINISIILVAVTIVLGLILALFIARMITAPIRLLDAGAAKIAAGDLSGEGINLKTKDEAGRLAESFNTMLYNLKEIVRHLQEKSDVLTSSASELSASAQNVSAGASETASTISQVAGTVEQVTSNVSHIAEMAELAAGHAREGSEGIRNIRMQMDAIQQAAAGTGEVIRNLYETTSRITQIVELITHITDQTNLLALNAAIEAARAGEHGRGFAVVAEEVRKLAGQSAGAAKEIYALITTIQQESQKAVQSMEMSVTRVENGVQVVEEVGVTFERIIEAVQKLAGEIREVAEAAEEMSSAVQNVAAAAEEQTAAMEEVSSTTQNLAGLAGELDTLAGHFKLA; encoded by the coding sequence GTGCGCCTGAACATCATGGGGAAGCTCATGCTCGGCTTCGGAGCGGTTCTGCTGTTGATGCTGGGCACATGCTTGTTTCTAATAATGCAAATGAGAAACATGAACAATGATTACACCGGGTTAATCAAAATAAAGGCTTTAGCCTACGGTGAATCATTCGAAGCCCTGGCGCATTATAACGCGGCGGCAGCTTATTTAAGACAGTACATATTGACCCGGGAGGAAGACCTGGCCAGCAGGTACCAGCAATCCGTAAAGAATGGAGACGACAAGCTGGGGAAAATCGCCCCTTTGCTGGAAAGGGCGGAAGAAAAGGACCTCTTGCAGAAGTTCCAGGCGCAGGCAGCCGATTTCAAACAAGAGGCCGACCAGATAATCTCCCTGGTAAAGGCCAGTAAATCAGCCAGCGAAGGCGAGCGGGCGGTAATTGAAGAGAGACTGGCACAGATTGAGTCCCGTAGCACAGTGGTCCGTAATCTTATCAGCGCCGGTACGGCCCTTGCCGATTTTGAAAAGCAGGTTCTGGACGATGACGCCAACCGGACTTTATCCAGGGCAAACCGTGACATAAACATATCGATAATCCTGGTGGCCGTCACCATTGTTTTGGGTCTGATCCTGGCCCTTTTCATCGCCCGGATGATTACGGCTCCCATACGCCTGCTGGATGCCGGGGCGGCTAAAATTGCCGCCGGCGACCTCAGCGGGGAAGGCATTAATCTTAAAACGAAGGATGAAGCCGGCCGGCTGGCGGAATCTTTTAATACCATGCTGTACAATTTAAAGGAGATTGTCAGGCACCTCCAGGAAAAATCCGATGTCCTGACCTCTTCCGCCTCGGAACTCTCCGCCAGTGCCCAGAACGTTTCCGCCGGAGCCAGCGAAACCGCCTCCACCATCAGCCAGGTGGCCGGCACGGTAGAGCAGGTCACCAGCAATGTCTCGCATATCGCCGAAATGGCCGAGCTGGCCGCCGGCCATGCCCGGGAAGGCAGTGAAGGCATCCGGAATATCAGGATGCAGATGGACGCCATCCAGCAGGCTGCCGCCGGCACCGGGGAAGTCATCCGGAACCTTTACGAAACCACCTCCCGGATTACCCAGATCGTAGAGCTGATCACCCATATTACCGACCAGACCAACCTGCTGGCCTTGAATGCCGCCATCGAGGCGGCCCGGGCCGGTGAACACGGGCGGGGCTTTGCCGTGGTGGCTGAAGAGGTGCGCAAGCTGGCCGGGCAGTCCGCCGGGGCGGCCAAAGAGATCTACGCCCTGATCACCACCATTCAGCAGGAATCCCAGAAAGCCGTCCAGAGCATGGAGATGAGCGTTACCAGGGTGGAAAATGGAGTGCAGGTAGTGGAAGAGGTGGGGGTGACTTTTGAAAGGATCATCGAGGCCGTCCAGAAACTGGCGGGGGAAATCCGGGAAGTGGCGGAAGCGGCCGAAGAAATGTCCTCGGCAGTACAGAATGTGGCTGCGGCGGCCGAGGAGCAAACAGCGGCGATGGAAGAGGTTTCATCCACCACGCAGAACCTGGCCGGCCTGGCCGGGGAGTTGGACACCCTGGCGGGGCATTTCAAGCTAGCCTGA
- a CDS encoding HD-GYP domain-containing protein, whose protein sequence is MKSTMIHATLTLIRIMEARFKEASEHSQRVAGYALVLARELGMSGKEQKRVYLAGLLHDIGKLGIDSSILLKPGKLTAAEWEEVKKHPVYSYEILSAIPGMGLISRAALYHHERYDGCGYPAGLAGEDIPLEARILAVADCFDAMISNRAYRPRMPREAAVKELERCAGTQYDPQLVETFCRRVVCGGADFQPHRLAGEVLAGRKP, encoded by the coding sequence ATGAAATCTACAATGATCCACGCAACCCTGACGCTCATCCGGATCATGGAGGCCAGGTTCAAGGAAGCCTCAGAGCATTCCCAGCGGGTGGCCGGCTACGCCCTGGTACTGGCCAGGGAACTGGGCATGTCCGGGAAGGAACAGAAGCGGGTCTACCTGGCGGGCCTGCTGCACGACATAGGCAAGCTGGGCATTGATAGCTCCATATTGTTAAAGCCGGGCAAACTTACCGCTGCGGAGTGGGAAGAAGTTAAAAAGCATCCGGTATATAGCTATGAAATCCTCTCAGCCATCCCGGGAATGGGCCTGATCAGCCGGGCGGCCCTTTACCACCACGAACGCTACGACGGCTGCGGGTACCCGGCAGGTCTGGCCGGGGAAGACATTCCCCTGGAGGCGCGCATTCTGGCGGTGGCCGACTGTTTTGACGCCATGATTTCCAACCGGGCGTACCGTCCCAGGATGCCCCGGGAGGCAGCAGTCAAAGAACTTGAGCGCTGTGCCGGCACCCAGTATGACCCGCAGTTGGTGGAAACATTCTGCCGCCGGGTGGTTTGCGGTGGAGCGGATTTTCAACCCCACCGGCTGGCCGGGGAGGTCCTGGCGGGGAGAAAACCGTGA